The Brassica rapa cultivar Chiifu-401-42 chromosome A10, CAAS_Brap_v3.01, whole genome shotgun sequence genome segment cTTCAAtcaatagaaaataaattaaaaaatattgtcaataaattttgcattgaaattataaaacaatcTTTATTTTGTAACGGAAATTTTATCTTACAACGATAATTAAATTGAAACGGAAGAAGTACTATTTAAAACTGAGTTTACAGCATTTGGAGCCAACATATTTTTGTGTGACAACaaccaaagaaagaaagaaaaacacatACATATTATTGTAACAAAGCATAAAATTAATGGCTGACAAGGAGCTTAATATGAACGTGAGAGACGACAACGTAAGTGAAGAAACGAAGAAACTGATCTCTTCAGTTCCTACATACAAAGATTCACTAGTTAAGCTCTGCAAGTACCAAGGATGTTGGTATTACTACAACACTCTCCAAGCTGTCATCAACTTCCAGAATAATTTTCAGCCGCAAGACACTGATATTATTCTCGCTTCTTTCCCAAAGTCCGGCACAACTTGGCTCAAGGCACTCTCGGTTGCACTCTTAGAGAGATCTAAACATAATGATCCTCTGAACCATCCACTGCTATCCGGTAACCCTCATGGCATAGTACCATTCTTCGAGATTGATATGTATCTCAAAAGCCCAACACCGGACCTAACCAAGttctcctcatcatcatcatcatcctcgaGGCTGTTTTCGACTCACATGCCTTTGCACACCGTGAAACAAGGCCTCAAAGACTCTCCATGCAAGGTTGTGTACTTGTGCAGGAACGCAAAGGACGCGTTGATATCGCGTTGGTATTTCAGGAGCAAGTGTGAGAAGAAGGATGTGTCTAGAAGCATTCTCGAAGTCGATGTTCGAGTCGTTTTGCAGCGGGGTTGGCTTCTACGGTCCGATTTGGGATCACGCCCTCAGTTACTGGAGAGGCAGCTTGAAGAATCCCGAGAGTGTACTCTTCATGAAGTACGAGGAACTGAAAAGGGTGCCTTGTCCTCAGCTGAAGAGGCTTGCTGAGTTCTTGGGATGTCCTTTCAccaaggaagaggaagagagcgGGTTGGTTGAGAAGATTATTGAACTATGCTCTTTCGATAACTTGAGCGGTTTGGAGGTCAACAGAACAGGGAAAACGCTGACGAACGTCGATCACGATAGCTTTTTCCGCAAAGCAGAAGTTGGTGGCTGGAAAAATTATCTAACTCCTGAAATGGAGAACAAAATCGACATGATCATTGATGAGGAACTAAAAGGTTCGGGTTTGACTTTCTAGACTTGTTTTACTTTTTCATGTTTGTTTGTACCTCTTCTTATTTCAATGCGTTGTAATAAGATTACCTTCTGCCATGCCATGTATCTTACATTTTCTACTTTGGATTTGAATGAAGAAaaacattaaatatttttatcattccTAAAAAATTATACCATTTacgaagaatttttttttctttaccatTTATGACGAATTATAATCTTTGATTTCACacgttttttaaattttaaatgcaaaccgaattttttatatttgttgtcTCTCTTCTTTTAGAACCTGGTGTGTTTCTTTGTCTTATTTTTTCCTgcgtttctattttttaaatggGTTAGCTAAACAACTAAATAGATTTTCACAGACTAATTTGATTGCttcataaaaatagtttatctTTAATTAAACATCTTCAGTGATGTATCGTATAAAAGAAATGAAATGCAAAGCTTTTAAAACAATAGCAACAAGAATTGTGGGGCATTTAGAAGAAGCACCAAAAAATGAGAGATTGTgagaaagaaacaaatcaaagaCGTCTTCCCCTTCTACCACCCTTTCTACGGGTGCTATCGGTTGGAATTGGAGTCACATCCTCTGCAACACATTGGCAAAGAAGctttgtttattattaatggTCATGGAAAGACAAATGACAATACAACAAGATAGAAGTTGTTACCAATGCGACCAATCTTCATGCCAGAACGAGCAAGAGCTCTGAGGGCAGACTGAGCACCAGGACCTGGGGTCTTAGTCTTGTTTCCTCCAGTGGCGCGGAGTTTCACATGCATAGCTGTGATGCCAAGCTCCTGATATAAAGTAGATCGCAAATGATACCAGGGTCCAAAGCCAAAGAAAAATAGCtctaaatacatatatatataaataatagatATAAACCTTGCATCTTTGAGCAACATCTTGAGCAGCAAGCATAGCAGCATAAGGAGAGGACTCATCACGGTCAGCCTTTACTTTCATTCCACCTGTAACCAATCTTCACACATATCAAACCCATCTAGTGAATTGTATGAGATCAAAATCCAATATACAGAATAATGATGTCTATTGTCGAAGGCCTTTtgcaaaatataaaaagataaaaggATCGTGAACTTACCAGTGATACGAACGAGAGTTTCCCTTCCAGACAGATCAGTCACatgctgcaaaaaaaaatgaaataaagagTTTAAAGTAAATGAGagtattcaagaaaaaaaaaaaaaaagaagacaatgaGAAACTTACAATGAATGTGTCATTGAAGGAAGCAAAGATATGAACAACTCCAAAGACTTGCTCACCATCACGAACAGCTGGTCCTAGAGTGACAGTCTCCTCCTTTGGTTCTCTTGTCTTTCTCCTCGActaattaatataacatataaacacACAGAGTGAGAGTGAGAGTGAGAGAGTGAGAGTGAGCACACTCTATTACTACTATCTACAACCAAACTTAAACTATCCATATGTAGTAGAAGATAGGCTGAGAGAAACTGGTTTACCATAGCTGCTGATGTTTAGAGTTTaaaggatcttcttcttcttcactgaGAGGAGCTGATAGATGAAACGGAAGAGGATTTCACCGGCGACGAATTAACTTTATAAAATTAGGGTTTAGTAATTGACATAAAAGACCCTGGACAacgaataaaaataaaatttgacagctgtgggatttgaacccacgcccttGCGGACCAGAGCCTAAATCTGGCGCCTTAGACCACTCGGCCAAACTGTCTTGTTGCTCCAGTAGCTAACTTAATTTATACTCAATTTATCCAACACTAATATTCCATACATCCAAGTGGCATCACATGAACAAAGACTGAATGAGAATGCATAGAAGCTACTGAGTTTTGGtataattttattgatttataatgtaattattcattaaaccttgatttaaaagaaaaaaagctcagttttaatatttgtatgtGATTAAGAGACTGCAGCATACATATATCTTTACAAGTGGAAGGAAACGAGGCAAGTTTATAACTAAAAGTTGAAGTAGACAAAAAACACGAGAAATTGTTAGAAACCAAAACACACggaaaaacaagtttttttttttgattcaaGCAGAAGAAGCAGCTTCAAGTTTGGGAAGAAGAGCTCTCCAGGCATCAGCAATGCCGTTTGCTAAGCGAGCTTGTCCTTTGGCAAACTGATGGAACGCTACTCCCATCTCTTCCGTCTTCTGTTCTTGGAACCTCACTATCTCCTCGTTCATTCTCTTCACTATCCTCTCAAATCTTATCGTTGCTTCCTCGCTCTCTGCTTTCATctgcattattattattatcaagtTAAATCACCAATAAGATGAGAGAAATCATTACTACAATGATTAAGTTGGAGTTGTTAGTTGTTACCTCTCTGTATTCGATCTCAGCTTCTCCTACTTTGTCAGAACGTGTGAGCATGAGTTTGTCACTGCATTAAACAACATAGAAGAAGTTACAAATGTTCCAAAGTAAGGTTATTTGACAGAGAACAGATACGAGAGAGAGAAGCCTTCATCATACAGGTTTATTTCCTTTAGCTTTGTTGTTTCAGCCAATTCACAATGTTGCTTGAATGCAGTGGCTCGTTCTGCTATGGTTGCCTGGATAAcacaaaacagaaacaagagGGTCGAGTTTAATGTCTAGACATGTGTAGTGTCCAAAACCAGTAAAAAACGCAGCCGGGCAAGAGAATCCAATCTCACCTTGATCGATTGCACATAACGAACATAGTCCTTCAAGGGTTCCTCGAAGTTCATCAGGACTTGTTGAGCCTACGAATAGTGTAGGGGTAGATCGCTAAAAGCATCTAACAGCAGTAGGGTAATAGCATATATGCAAAAATGTGGCAATACACACATACCTCTTTCTGGAGCTTAATCGATACCAGTTCTGATTTAGTTCCAAGATCGGAAAATAATTTTCCTGTAGGTTCACCCTCACATGCCCCAAGAAGCTTTACAGCCTTGCCAAAATCCAACAGTGACTGGCCCAACTCTGCCATCAggttataaaagaaaaatcaaatttgaagaTCCATCACAGAGACTAGCAAAGGAAAAAATGGAATGTGTGAGAGAGACGTTATAGATTAAGTTCTGACTTGTGATGTATTTTTACTACCTCTATGCCTCTTGACGAGGCGATAGGCATGCTTTTGAGCCTCGGCTAAGTGGTTCTCAAGCTCGAAAATGTAGTGTTTAAGCTTCTCATATTCAGGAGTAGTTTCTTCGACAGGTTTTTCTTTTCCGAGGACAGCATCGCTAACTTTTGATTGCACATCCTGTGAGATAATAGAGCACCCCTAAAGTTAATAAAGGGCATGAAACATAGAGAGAAGGATGAAGGAACTCAATAATAAATTCCACATTTAATAAGTCTTGATTTTGCGACTGGAATTTAACAATGTGAGGAATTACTTGCAAGAGATGCTAATTTCACCATTGGCTCCACAAGCTAATTTCATAATAAACTTCTGAGTAGCTAAGGAACAAATATAATGGAAGCTTTCAACTCTTACAGATAACTGAACTTACAGGCAAGAAATGACAGAGAACAATGCTGTATTAAGTGAGTCTAGTATTAGCTCGACAAGCAAACATTTAGATTGAACTTCCTAATAGCATCCCAACATGTATCTGCTGCTGGGTCTTGTATGATGTTGAAAATAGTTTTAACATGGTAAGGAAAAAGGAGTGCTTACCCTGAACATTTGCATAAAATCTGCAGGCTTCTTATTGAATATACCAGTTTCCTGAAACCTGAATCTTTCCATTGTCTGGAAGAGAAAGGTAAACTGTCAatcctaagaaaaaaaaaacttccaaaaataaaaagtacagtCCCTCAGGGACGCAGTACATGCAATTTATGAGCATTCTTGAcggaaataaccaaaaaaaaatcgcCACAAGTCCAGATCTCTTACCTCTTCATCAGCTTGCAAAAAGGTCCTGAGATCCTCACTCTGCTGAAGCTCAGGGTGTGATGCTATCCGATTGACAAATATATCCAATGCCGCTCGCCTCATTTCAATAAATTCAGCACTAAAGCGGAATTTCTCTGCCAAAGAAAAAAGAGTATTAACAAACATAATGTTTGACTCATCCCACCGTACTAAAAGATCTAACAGAGCTTGAATGccaagataaaaaaaactaaactcaCGATGGTAATCAGAAACATCTAACTGATAACTAACCTAAAACTCATTGAACAAAGGATACAATACTCTCTAAAACCATCAATCAACTTTACAGATAATAAGATGCGTATGCATCAACAAAGCATCTCTTTGAGTCAAAATAGATAATGTGTTGTAAGTAAAAAAACAGAAAGGAATCTAATTTACCAACAGCACTCTTCTCAGGGAGAGGAGGAACGAAAACGCCCTTGTACTTGTCCAAAAGCCGATCCCTCAACCACACGAAATCACTGTACCGTCTGATCACAATCTTCTCCGGCCCTTGATACTCCGGCAAGTTCGTCTGCCTCAAAACGAatgaaattaaacaaaattcaCGAAGACCCATACTCAATCACACCCCAATTCGAGCTTATTTATCATCCAATTAGATAGAATCGCGACAAAATAGAAACCCTAGTCTAAGAATCAGGGATGAAGAAGACCTTGGTGATGACTCGGTAAGAGATGTAAGCTTGGACGCCATTGCCTAATTTGACGGGATCGGTGACGGAGGCTGACAAATAGGGCTGGGAAGAGGGAGATCTGGGGCTCTGCATCACGTTCCTCGTCTGCTCTGTGCTGCTGCTCTCCATCAACCAACAAACAACGACCCGATAGATCGAAAAAAACCCGGTTTAGTTAGTCAATGTTCTCCTTTAAGAGTGGCTGGTTTAGTGATTCTTCTTACAACTATTATTTCACGTGTTTTTGTTCGGTTCAACTTTCGGTGCACAAGCGAGAAAGCTTTCAAGCAATAGAGGTCACCAGACCCAACTTTActcaacaaattaaaaaaagaaaaaatttctaagataactttttttttcacaatcccaataaaaaataaccaacataaattttattaaacgataaacatatttgaaaaaaattgtccttaaaaaaatataaaaatttgtttaagggcttattaaatgaaattattaattatattaatagataGTATTTCTTCTGTTTCACTAAGAATCAAAAGAGtaattttgacatttttttattatattaaaagtgtcatttttaaaatttcagtgcaatttatatttatgtttgaacgcatcattaattataaattgcatcaattttataaatattttttttatttcaaatataattgattaaatagatataatcaATAAGAACATTTATGcatttatatcatttttaatttatgtaaaaAGTGTGAAATTGATATTTTGTGAAACTAAAAGAATATAATATTGGGACAAAAAATGAAGACatcaaaatgtatatatttttataaatggattcttttttataaaaaaaaatccatttttaagttttcattAGAAGTTTCTGATCTGTTTGAATTATATATGTTGGATTTGATTAGCaataacaaaaataagtttatttaatttgattggtcacACTATACTTAATAAATGTAAAAGTTACCTAGAAATATGAAAACtacttacattttgaaacaaaaaaatttccctaaaactacttacaatatgaaacggagggagtattaaataaaatttactattTTGAATTAGGACCAAGAAGTAGTAGTAATAGATAAACAACGCATCTGATTCGTCACTGCTCAGCATGCATGATTCAagcaaaaacaataaatatttgaaaccaATACAAGAAGTTTTAGAAGGACGAGTTGCAACAAACTTCACTgattagtttcaaaaataaaacaaacgtCACTGACAAAGAATTCATTAATACTTTTGGAACTCATAACAAAGAAAGACAATCGGGTTTGTGTTTTGGGCCTTTTTTAACAAGGTTCGTGTTTTTGTTTCGGCTCGCTGCAGTTCTATTGAAATATGAAATTTCGTTACTGGGCCGTTCCAAAACATTAAGTCGTTCAAAGTccacataaataaattaatgagACCCATGATTTAACAAGATTCAGTTTTCACAATTTTATCAGATTTTCACCGATtatcaaaaatccaaaatttccAATTGAAATTCAAGTAAA includes the following:
- the LOC103846958 gene encoding sorting nexin 1, producing MESSSTEQTRNVMQSPRSPSSQPYLSASVTDPVKLGNGVQAYISYRVITKTNLPEYQGPEKIVIRRYSDFVWLRDRLLDKYKGVFVPPLPEKSAVEKFRFSAEFIEMRRAALDIFVNRIASHPELQQSEDLRTFLQADEETMERFRFQETGIFNKKPADFMQMFRDVQSKVSDAVLGKEKPVEETTPEYEKLKHYIFELENHLAEAQKHAYRLVKRHRELGQSLLDFGKAVKLLGACEGEPTGKLFSDLGTKSELVSIKLQKEAQQVLMNFEEPLKDYVRYVQSIKATIAERATAFKQHCELAETTKLKEINLDKLMLTRSDKVGEAEIEYREMKAESEEATIRFERIVKRMNEEIVRFQEQKTEEMGVAFHQFAKGQARLANGIADAWRALLPKLEAASSA
- the LOC103846956 gene encoding 40S ribosomal protein S14-2 — protein: MSRRKTREPKEETVTLGPAVRDGEQVFGVVHIFASFNDTFIHVTDLSGRETLVRITGGMKVKADRDESSPYAAMLAAQDVAQRCKELGITAMHVKLRATGGNKTKTPGPGAQSALRALARSGMKIGRIEDVTPIPTDSTRRKGGRRGRRL
- the LOC103847563 gene encoding LOW QUALITY PROTEIN: cytosolic sulfotransferase 1-like (The sequence of the model RefSeq protein was modified relative to this genomic sequence to represent the inferred CDS: inserted 2 bases in 1 codon), translated to MADKELNMNVRDDNVSEETKKLISSVPTYKDSLVKLCKYQGCWYYYNTLQAVINFQNNFQPQDTDIILASFPKSGTTWLKALSVALLERSKHNDPLNHPLLSGNPHGIVPFFEIDMYLKSPTPDLTKFSSSSSSSSRLFSTHMPLHTVKQGLKDSPCKVVYLCRNAKDALISRWYFRSKCEKKDVSXEAFSKSMFESFCSGVGFYGPIWDHALSYWRGSLKNPESVLFMKYEELKRVPCPQLKRLAEFLGCPFTKEEEESGLVEKIIELCSFDNLSGLEVNRTGKTLTNVDHDSFFRKAEVGGWKNYLTPEMENKIDMIIDEELKGSGLTF